GGCGATCGCGGCGGAGCCCGCGGAGCAGTGGGCCGCCGCGCAGCGGGGCGGTACGGAGCCCCTCACCTGGGGCGCGGACTGGCGGGTGGTGTGGCACCGCGGCCTGGTCGCGCTGACGACCGGTGACCGCGAGAGCGCCGCGCTGGCCTTCGACGCGGTCTACGACGCTTTCCCCGGTGAGCCGGCCCCGAAGCTGGCGCTGGGGATCTGCGCGGAGCTGCTGGGCCAGCTGGACAACGCCGTGGAGTACTACCGCCTGGTGTGGGCGACCGACCGCAGCTATGTCAGCGCCGCGTTCGGGCTGGCCCGGGTGCGGCTGGCGGCGGGCGACCGTACGGGCGCGGTCGAGGCGCTGGAGTCCGTACCGGAGTCGTCCATCCACTACATCGCGGCGCGGATCGCGGCGGTCCGCGCCCGGCTGCGGGAGCGCCCGCCCCGTGATCCGCTGTCGGCGGATCTGCGGGCGGCCGCCGAACAGGTCGAGGCGCTCGCGGACTTCGGTCTGGACGCCGAGCGACGGGAACAACTCACCACCGAGGTACTGGGCAGTGCCCTGGACTGGGTACTCTCCGGTAGCCACGGTGCCGGGCCGGACGGCTCGGCGGCCGTGGGCGAGCGGCCGTTGCTGCTCGGCAGCCCGCTGGACGAGCGCGGTCTGCGGTTCGGCCTGGAGGGGTCGTACCGCATGCTCGCGCGGCTGGCGCAGCGTGGTGAGAAAAGGATCGAACTGGTGGAACGGGCCAACCGCTTCCGCCCCAGGACGTGGGTGTGACATGGGTGTGACTGGGCCGTCCCGGTGTCCGGGCTGTGACGAACCGCTGGATGCGGGGGACAACTTCTGCGGGCGGTGCGGCGCCGATCTTCTGACTCCCGCCGTGCCGCCGGCGTACGGCGCGCCCGCGCCCGGCGCCCCCGCCGTGCCGCCCCTGCCGGCCGCGCCACCGGCGCCCCCCGGTCCGCCGGGGCCGCCCGGCCCGCCGCCGGCGCCCGCACCGTCCGCCGCGGCCGCCCGGACCGCTCCGGCCGGCCCGCCGCCCCCGCCGGACCCGCAGGCCCGTCTCCCGTACGGGGACCCGGGCACGCCCCCGATGCCGGACCACGCGCCGCCGATGCCCGGCCATGCGCCCACGGTTCCCGGCCATGCGCCCGTGGCCGATCCGCGCGTCGCCGGATACGAGGCGGTCGCCGACGCGGCCGCGGAGGCGGCTGCGGGAGCGGGCGCGGGCGCCGAGTCCGGTGCACCCGTGCCCGGCGCGGCGCCCACCGCCCCGGGCACGGCATCCGCTACGCCCGGCACGGACCCCGGTGCGCCCGTCGCGGCCGGGGCCCCGTCCGCCACCCCCGCCCAGGGCACCCCCCTCTGCGCCGCCTGCCGGTCAGGCGCCGTGGGACCGGACGGCTACTGCGCGCACTGCGGCCACGCCCAGCCCCGCGCACGCGACCACATGGAGCGTGAGTTGGCGGGTATCGCCGCGGTCAGCGACCGGGGCCACCGGCACCACCGCAACGAGGACTTCTTCGCACTCCGCGCCGCCGCCCTCCCCGACGGCACCCCCGCCGTGGTCGCGGTGGTCTGCGACGGTGTCTCCTCGGCGACCCGTCCGGACGAGGCGTCCACGGCGGCGTCCGAGGCCGCCGGCGAGGCACTCGGGGCGTCGCTGCCGCGCGGCACCCATCCCCAACAGGCCATGCACGAGGCCATCCTGGCGGCCTCCTCCGCGGTCGACGCGCTGGCCGCCGACCCCGCCTCGGCGCATGACGAGCACCGTCAGCAGAACGCCCCGGCCTGCACCTTCGTCGGTGCGGTGGTCGGCGGCGGGCTGCTGACCGTCGGCTGGGTCGGCGACAGCCGCGCCTACTGGATCCCCAACGACCGTGCGGCGCCGCCCGCCCGGCTCACCGAGGACGACTCCTGGGCCGCCCAGATGGTCGCCAACAACCTGATGTCCGAGGCCGAGGCGAACGCCGACGAACGGGCGCACGCCATCACGGGCTGGCTCGGCGCGGACGCCTACGAGGTCGAGCCACATACCGCCACTTTCAAGCCGGATGGGCCCGGTGTGGTGGTGGTGTGCACCGACGGGCTGTGGAACTACGCCGAGAGCGCGGAGCAGATGGCCGCCGTACTGCCGCACGACGCCCCCAGCCGGCCCCTGGACAGCGCCCGCACGCTGGTCACCCACGCGCTCGACGGCGGCGGGCACGACAACGTAACGGTGGCGCTGGTGCCGTTCCCCGCACCGGCGGGGCGGGCAGAATCGGCCTGACCAGCTCAAAACCGACCGAGTCGGACGCCGGGGAGGGCAGGGGACCGGGAGACCGGGGGCACAGCACCACGCATCGCTTCTGTGGTGCGGCGCGCCGTACGCCACGTACGGCGCGCCACGCACCACCCGTTCTGCACGGCGCGCACCACGCACCACGTACGACGCACCCCGTACGACGCATCACGGGCACCGATCGACCGGTCACGGCGTCTCAAGGAGCGGAACGGATGGCCAACTTCACCAAGTCCCATGTGCCGCGTTTCTCCGCCGAGGTGTACCAGAACCCCTACCTCCCGGACGGCGGGCGCGAGGTGCACGCCATCGTCACGGTCACCGCGACCGGGGGCGGCACGACCGGGGGCCGGCCGGTATCCGCAGGAGGTGCCGGCGGGCCGGACGCGGGTGTGGTGATCATGGTGGACTGCTCCGGGTCGATGGACTATCCGCCGGCCAAGATGCGCGGCGCCCGTGAGGCGACGGCCGCCGCCATCGACACCGTGCGCGACGGCGTCGGCTTCGCGGTGGTGGCCGGAACCCACCGGGCCACCGAGATCTACCCCGGCGGCGGCCGACTGGCCGTGGCCGGTGCCACCACCCGTGCGGAGGCCAGAGAGGCACTGCGGAAGCTGAGCGCGGGCGGCGGTACGGCCATCGGGACCTGGCTGCGGCTGACCGCACGGCTGCTGTCGTCCGCCGGGGCAGGCATCCGGCACGCCCTTCTGCTCACCGACGGCCGCAATGAACACGAGTCGCCGCAGGAGCTGCGCGCCGCCCTGGACGCCTGTTTCGGCTCCTTCACCTGCGACGCGCGTGGCGTGGGCACGGACTGGGAGGTCAAGGAGGTCACCGCCATCGCCTCGGCGCTCCTGGGCACCGCCGATATCGTCGCCGACCCGGCCGGCCTGACCGCCGACTTCACGCGGATGACGGAGAAGGCGATGGGCAAGGAGGTCGCCGATGTCGTGCTGCGGCTGTGGACCCCGCTGGGCGCCGAGGCCGTCTTCGTCAAACAAGTGGCGCCCACGGTGGAGGACTTGACCGGCCGACGCAGGGAGTCCGGTCCGCGGTCGGGGGACTATCCGACCGGTTCCTGGGGCGACGAGTCCCGCGACTACCACCTCTGCCTACGGGTCCCGGCCGCCGCCGTCGGCCAGGAAATGCTCGCCGGACGCGTCTCGTTGATCATTTCCGCGCCGGACGGCCCCGCGTCCGCCACCCCGCCGCAGCCCCTGTCGCAGGGGCTCGTACGGGCCGTGTGGACGGACGATGCGGTCGCCTCCACCTCGATCAATCCGCAGGTGGCGCACTACACAGGCCAGGCCGAACTGGCCCATGTCATCCAACAGGGGCTCGATGCCCGCAAGTCGGGTGATACCGACGGCGCCACGGCAAAACTGGGCCGCGCGGTACAACTGGCCCGCGCCTCGGGGAACGAGGCGACTGTGAAACTCCTTGCGAAGGTGGTGGACGTCGTCGATGCGGCGACCGGTACTGTGCGACTGAAGGCGAAGGTCGCCGAAGCGGACGAGATGACCCTCGAGACGCGCTCGACGAAGACCATTCGCGTGAAGAAATAGCCACGATCAGTACCGAGCAGTACCACCGAAACGAATCGGTACGGAGGGGGAAGAACCGACATGCCGACCTGCCCGAGCGGCCACCAGTCGGTGGCCGAAGACTGGTGCGAGGTGTGCGGCCAGCGGATGGCGGGCGCTGTCCCCCCGCCGCCCTCCCTGCCTGCGGGATTCCTGAACGCACCGCCCAGCCAGCCGACCGGCCAGCCCGGCCCGCCGCCGGGACAGCCCGGCCCGCCGCCCGGTGAACCCGGCTTCGGCGGCCCCGGCCCCGGCGGCCCCGGCGCTCCTGACCAGGGCGGCTATGGCTTCCCGCCGCCCGCGCCCGGTCCCGGCGGCCCCGGCACACAGGGTGGCCCCGGACCGCAGGGCGGCCCCGGCCCCCAGGGCGGCCAGGGCGGCTATGGCTTCCCGCCGCCCGCCCCCGGCCCCGGTCCCGGCGGCCCCGGCATGCACGGTGGCCCCGGCCCCCAGGGCGGCCAGGGCGGTTACGGCTTCCCGCCGCCGGCCCCCGGCCCCGGCCCCGATCAGTCCGGGCGCCCCGAGGCGTGCCCGCAGTGCGGTACGCCGCGTGAGGCGATGGCCCCGTTCTGTGAGGGGTGCCGCTACAACTTCCTCACCAACTCCCCGACGTCCTACGCCCCGCCGCCCGGCCAGCAGCCCGGCCAGCAGGGTGGCCAGGGCGGTTACGGCTTCCCGCCGCCCGCTCCCGGCCCGCAGGGCGGCCAGGACGGTTACGGCTTCCCGCCCCCGCAGCAGCCCCACCCCCCGCAGCAACAGCAGGGCATGCCCCCCGGCGGCCCCGGCCCCGGCGGCTTCCCCGGCCAGCCCGGCCCGCCCCCCGGCATGCCCGGTCCCGGCCCGGCCGGTCAGCCCGGCCCGCCGCCGCAGCAGCAGGGCGGCGACGACTGGACGCTGAACCCGCCGAGCGCCCAGGCCGGCCCCCCGCCGATGGCACCCGCGCCGCCCGGACCGGGCCCGCAGGCCCCGTACGAGCAGCAGCAGCCCGCACCGTTCCCGCCGCAACAGCAGCCGGGACCGTACGAACAGCAGCAGGCCCCGTTCGAGCAGCAGCAGCCGTACGAGCAGCAGCCGCAAGCTCCGTACGAGCAGCAGCCCGGCCCGTACGAGCAGCAGCAGATGCCGCCGCAGCAGCAGCCCGGACCGGACCAGCAGTGGAACGGCGGCCCCGGCCAGGGTCCCGCGGCGCCGCCGCAGGGTCCGCCGCCGGTCGTCGGCACCGGCTGGGTGGTGGCGATCGCTCCGGACCGCGAGTACTTCATGGCGATGATGGGCCGCAGCGGCCCGGAGGCGGCGGGGCTCAACCTGCCCTCGTACTCCCCCGAGCAGGTGCTCCCGCTCGCCAACGGCCAGATCGCCGTCGGCCGCCGCCGGAACAGCACCGGCGAGGCCCCGGACATCGACCTGGGCAGCGCGCCGGAGGACCCGGGCGTCTCGCACCAGCACGCACTGCTGGTGCAGCAGCAGGACGGCAGCTGGGCGGTGGTGGACCAGAACTCCACCAACGGCACGACGATCAACCTCGCCGAGGACCCCATCCAGCCATATGTGCCGGTGCCGCTCCATGAGGGCGACCGGGTACATGTCGGTGCCTGGACGACGCTGACCGTCCGCCGCGGCTGACCCGCCGCCGGCGACGGGCAGAACGACCCCGGGGTGTGATCAACCGATCACGCCCCGGAGCCATTTCCGCCCCGTAGCCGGTCTCTTCGTCCTACGACCGAAGTCCTCGGCCGGGACGTCTGCCACCATGGACGGGTGAACAAGATTCCACGCGGCACGCTCGAGGAGCAGACCTTCTACGAACAGGTCGGTGGCGAGGAGACCTTCCGGCGCCTGGTGCACCGCTTCTACCAGGGAGTCGCCGAGGACCCGCTGCTGCGGCCGATGTACCCGGAGGAGGATCTGGGCCCGGCCGAGGAGCGGCTCGCGCTCTTCCTCATGCAGTACTGGGGCGGCCCCCGTACGTACAGCGACGGGCGCGGACACCCCCGGCTGCGGATGCGGCATGCGCCGTTCACCGTCGACCGCGCCGCCCATGACGCCTGGCTGCGCCACATGCGGGACGCGGTGGACTCCCTGGACCTGTCCGAGGCACACGCGACGCAGCTGTGGAACTACCTCACGTATGCGGCCGCCTCGATGATCAACGCCGCGGACTGAGAAACGCCTCACAGAGGAACGCCGCACACCGGACCGGCATCCATACGGAACCGGTCCGGCCCGGCCCGGTCGGGTCCGACCCGGCAGCTTTCCCGGTCACCGCGGCGGACCACGGCCCTCCTGCTCGGGTGAGCCGCCCGCCTCCTTGAAGGACCGCCTTCGTGAAGGGCCGTCTTGGCGAAGGCCTTCTTGAAGGGCCGCCTCCTCGAAGGGGTGACCCCGACGGCACGGCCACCGAGCCTCACAGCGGGCCCCGGCCGATGCCACGACCGCCGGCATGGCGCACCACGCACCACGCCCTACAGCAATCGCCCTACGGCAATCGCCCCGTCAGGCCGGTGTCACCGTGAGCCCCGACAGCCCGGTCAGCCCTGCCGGGCCGCCGGTCCGTACGGCGATCGACCCGTACGGGGTGCTCAGCCGCAGCCAGCCGCCCGCGGACAGCAGACTCAGCGGCTGGGGCCGCGGCGCAGCGGCTCCGGACGAGGCGCCGCCCTCCACGAGCGCACCGGCCCGCGCCGGCCGCAGAAAGCCCAGCGCCTGCGCGGCATGGGCGGCGCGCAGCGGAAGGTGGGTGTCGCCGAGGGTGCGCGACCAGATCTCCCGGCCGATACGGTCCCGTTCGCTGCGGGTGCGGTGCTGCGGCGGCAACTGCTCGTCCCGGGCGCGGAATTCGGCGACCGCGGCGGCCACCGCACGCACCAGCGCCTCGGGCGCGGGGAGTCCCGGCACCCGTTGCCAGCCGCCGCGCGGCGGCAGCAGTCCGGTCCACGGCGGGCCGGTGACCGCGTCGGGCACGGTCAGCACGTTCGCCGACTCCTCGATGCCGTCGAGGAGTTCACCGGCCGAGACGGTGGCGTCCAGGGTGCTGTCACCGGCGAGCCGGGCGGTGCGGATCGCCAGCACCTCGAAGGACGGCGGGCGGCCGAAGACGGCGAGCACCCCGCCGCCGGCCTGGAGGCGTACGGCGGCGGCCTTGTCGTAGTGGATCAGCCGGGCGAGGAAGGCGGCGAGATCCGCCGCCTCCCCCGCGTCGGCCAGGTGCAGCGCCGTCATACCGCGACGGCCCCCTCCTGGTGCGACGCGTCGTCCAGATACTCCTTGAGGATCGCCTTCTCCTCCGCGGTGATGCGGCGGGGGCGCTCCTCGGCGAAGTTGAACGGGACGACGACGGTCGAGGCCCGCAGGTAGAGGGTGTCCTCGTCCTTGACCTCGTAGCCGACCGTCATCGACGCCGCGCTGATCTTCGTCACCCACAACTCGACGGTCACCGGTTCGGGCCGGTGCACCAACGGCCGCACATAGTCGATCTCGTGCCGGGCGACGACCGAGCCGCCCGTGAACGACGGGCTGCCGTCCCCCGGCGCCAGCCGGCGCATGAAGTCGATCCGCGCCTCTTCGAGGTAGCGGACGAACACCGCGTTGTTGACATGGCCGAACGCGTCCATGTCCGACCAGCGCAGGGGGCAGGAGTAGAGGTGACGCACGCCGGTCAGCCCCGGGTCAGCTTCTTGTACGTGGCGCGGTGCGGGCGGGCCGCGTCCGCACCGAGGCGCTCGATCTTGTTCTTCTCGTACGACTCGAAGTTGCCCTCGAACCAGAACCACCTGGATTCGCCCTCGTACGCCAGGATGTGCGTGGCGACGCGGTCGAGGAACCAGCGGTCGTGGGAGACGACCACGGCGCAGCCCGGGAACTCCAGGAGCGCGTTCTCCAGCGAGGACAGGGTCTCGACGTCGAGGTCGTTGGTCGGCTCGTCGAGGAGCAGCAGGTTGCCGCCCTGCTTGAGGGTGAGCGCCAGGTTGAGGCGGTTGCGCTCACCACCGGAGAGCACACCGGCTGGCTTCTGCTGGTCCGGGCCCTTGAAGCCGAACGCGGAGACGTAGGCGCGCGAGGGCATCTCGACCTGGCCGACGTTGATGTAGTCCAGCTCGTCGGAGACCACGGCCCACAGGGTCTTCTTGGGGTCGATGTTCTCGCGGCTCTGGTCGACGTAGGAGATCTTGACGGTCTCGCCGACCTTGATGTCGCCGGAGTCCGGGGTCTCCAGACCCTGGAGCATCTTGAACAGCGTGGTCTTGCCGGCGCCGTTCGGACCGATGATGCCGACGATGCCGTTACGCGGCAGCGTGAAGCTCAGGTCCTCGATCAGGACCTTCTCGCCGAAGGCCTTGTTGAGCTTGTCGACCTCGACGACGACATTGCCCAGACGCGGGCCCGGCGGGATCTGGATCTCCTCGAAGTCCAGCTTCCGCATCTTGTCGGCCTCGGCGGCCATTTCCTCGTAACGGGCCAGTCGCGACTTGGACTTGGCCTGCCGCCCCTTGGCGTTGGAGCGCACCCACTCCAGCTCTTCCTTCAGACGCTTCGCACGCTTGGCGTCCTTCTGGCCCTCGACCTTGAGACGGGTCTGCTTGGTCTCGAGATACTTGGAGTAGTTGCCCTCGTAGCCGTGCAGGCGGCCGCGGTCGACCTCACAGATCCACTGGGCGACGTGGTCGAGGAAGTACCGGTCGTGGGTGACGGCGACGACGGTGCCGGGGTACTTCGCGAGGTGCTGCTCCAGCCACTGCACGGACTCGGCGTCCAGGTGGTTGGTGGGCTCGTCGAGGAGCAGCAGGTCGGGGGCCTCCAGCAGCAGCTTGCACAGCGCGACGCGACGGCGCTCACCACCGGAGAGCGTGGTGACCGGCCAGTCGCCGGGCGGGCAGCCCAGCGCGTCCATGGCCTGCTCCAGCTGGGTGTCCAGGTCCCACGCGTTGGCGTGGTCGAGGTCCTCCTGGAGCTTGCCCATCTCCTCCATCAGCGCGTCGGAGTAGTCGGTCGCCATGAGCTCGGCGACCTCGTTGAAGCGGTGGAGCTTGCCCATGATCTCGGCGGCGCCGTCCTGCACGTTCTGCAGCACGGTCTTGGACTCGTCCAGCGGCGGCTCCTGGAGGAGCATGCCGACGGTGTAGCCGGGGGAGATGAAAGCGTCACCGTTCGACGGCTGCTCGAGACCGGCCATGATCTTCAGCACCGTGGACTTACCGGCGCCGTTGGGACCCACGACACCGATCTTTGCGCCGGGCAGGAAGCTCAGCGTCACGTCATCGAGGATGACCTTGTCGCCGTGCGCCTTGCGCGCCTTGCGCATCGTGTAGATGTACTCAGCCAAGAGAAACCGTCCGGCAGATTGGATCGATCAGGGTCTGTGCGGCACCGCCCCAGGGCCATCGTGCGACGCGTCCGAGGGAGGGCAGATACACCCCATCTTGCCGTACGCCTGCGCTCTGGCGGAAACGAGTAGGTCAGAGCACCCCTGCTCAGCGCGACCTGGCGCGGCGCGGTGTCCGCTTGGTTGCCCTCTGTCAGCGTTGGTCGCTGTCGAGCGGCCTTTCACTTCTTGCTGCTTCTTGCTTCTTCTTGCCGCGCGTCCGCCCTGGTCCGCACTTCCCCGCGGGAAGGAACGGGGGCCGTACTTCCCCGCAGGAAAGAACCGGGGGGCCGCACTTCCTCCCCACCGGAAGGAACGGGTACCGGGACGGCGGACGCCAGCGGCCCCGGAGCGCCGCTGCGCTCCGGGGCCTTGGGTTGCTCGATCGGCGGCCGTCCGGTCACCGTGAGGTCACCGGACGGCCGCCGATTGTCACTGTGCGCCGAGTCTCACCGGCACCGGCCGTATCACCGGACGCCGGATCTCACCGGGCGCCGCGTGTCACTGAGCGGGGGTGCCGGTCTTCTTCTTACGGA
This Streptomyces decoyicus DNA region includes the following protein-coding sequences:
- a CDS encoding globin → MNKIPRGTLEEQTFYEQVGGEETFRRLVHRFYQGVAEDPLLRPMYPEEDLGPAEERLALFLMQYWGGPRTYSDGRGHPRLRMRHAPFTVDRAAHDAWLRHMRDAVDSLDLSEAHATQLWNYLTYAAASMINAAD
- a CDS encoding FHA domain-containing protein yields the protein MPTCPSGHQSVAEDWCEVCGQRMAGAVPPPPSLPAGFLNAPPSQPTGQPGPPPGQPGPPPGEPGFGGPGPGGPGAPDQGGYGFPPPAPGPGGPGTQGGPGPQGGPGPQGGQGGYGFPPPAPGPGPGGPGMHGGPGPQGGQGGYGFPPPAPGPGPDQSGRPEACPQCGTPREAMAPFCEGCRYNFLTNSPTSYAPPPGQQPGQQGGQGGYGFPPPAPGPQGGQDGYGFPPPQQPHPPQQQQGMPPGGPGPGGFPGQPGPPPGMPGPGPAGQPGPPPQQQGGDDWTLNPPSAQAGPPPMAPAPPGPGPQAPYEQQQPAPFPPQQQPGPYEQQQAPFEQQQPYEQQPQAPYEQQPGPYEQQQMPPQQQPGPDQQWNGGPGQGPAAPPQGPPPVVGTGWVVAIAPDREYFMAMMGRSGPEAAGLNLPSYSPEQVLPLANGQIAVGRRRNSTGEAPDIDLGSAPEDPGVSHQHALLVQQQDGSWAVVDQNSTNGTTINLAEDPIQPYVPVPLHEGDRVHVGAWTTLTVRRG
- a CDS encoding PP2C family serine/threonine-protein phosphatase; amino-acid sequence: MGVTGPSRCPGCDEPLDAGDNFCGRCGADLLTPAVPPAYGAPAPGAPAVPPLPAAPPAPPGPPGPPGPPPAPAPSAAAARTAPAGPPPPPDPQARLPYGDPGTPPMPDHAPPMPGHAPTVPGHAPVADPRVAGYEAVADAAAEAAAGAGAGAESGAPVPGAAPTAPGTASATPGTDPGAPVAAGAPSATPAQGTPLCAACRSGAVGPDGYCAHCGHAQPRARDHMERELAGIAAVSDRGHRHHRNEDFFALRAAALPDGTPAVVAVVCDGVSSATRPDEASTAASEAAGEALGASLPRGTHPQQAMHEAILAASSAVDALAADPASAHDEHRQQNAPACTFVGAVVGGGLLTVGWVGDSRAYWIPNDRAAPPARLTEDDSWAAQMVANNLMSEAEANADERAHAITGWLGADAYEVEPHTATFKPDGPGVVVVCTDGLWNYAESAEQMAAVLPHDAPSRPLDSARTLVTHALDGGGHDNVTVALVPFPAPAGRAESA
- the ettA gene encoding energy-dependent translational throttle protein EttA, with product MAEYIYTMRKARKAHGDKVILDDVTLSFLPGAKIGVVGPNGAGKSTVLKIMAGLEQPSNGDAFISPGYTVGMLLQEPPLDESKTVLQNVQDGAAEIMGKLHRFNEVAELMATDYSDALMEEMGKLQEDLDHANAWDLDTQLEQAMDALGCPPGDWPVTTLSGGERRRVALCKLLLEAPDLLLLDEPTNHLDAESVQWLEQHLAKYPGTVVAVTHDRYFLDHVAQWICEVDRGRLHGYEGNYSKYLETKQTRLKVEGQKDAKRAKRLKEELEWVRSNAKGRQAKSKSRLARYEEMAAEADKMRKLDFEEIQIPPGPRLGNVVVEVDKLNKAFGEKVLIEDLSFTLPRNGIVGIIGPNGAGKTTLFKMLQGLETPDSGDIKVGETVKISYVDQSRENIDPKKTLWAVVSDELDYINVGQVEMPSRAYVSAFGFKGPDQQKPAGVLSGGERNRLNLALTLKQGGNLLLLDEPTNDLDVETLSSLENALLEFPGCAVVVSHDRWFLDRVATHILAYEGESRWFWFEGNFESYEKNKIERLGADAARPHRATYKKLTRG
- a CDS encoding vWA domain-containing protein, producing MANFTKSHVPRFSAEVYQNPYLPDGGREVHAIVTVTATGGGTTGGRPVSAGGAGGPDAGVVIMVDCSGSMDYPPAKMRGAREATAAAIDTVRDGVGFAVVAGTHRATEIYPGGGRLAVAGATTRAEAREALRKLSAGGGTAIGTWLRLTARLLSSAGAGIRHALLLTDGRNEHESPQELRAALDACFGSFTCDARGVGTDWEVKEVTAIASALLGTADIVADPAGLTADFTRMTEKAMGKEVADVVLRLWTPLGAEAVFVKQVAPTVEDLTGRRRESGPRSGDYPTGSWGDESRDYHLCLRVPAAAVGQEMLAGRVSLIISAPDGPASATPPQPLSQGLVRAVWTDDAVASTSINPQVAHYTGQAELAHVIQQGLDARKSGDTDGATAKLGRAVQLARASGNEATVKLLAKVVDVVDAATGTVRLKAKVAEADEMTLETRSTKTIRVKK
- a CDS encoding acyl-CoA thioesterase, producing MRHLYSCPLRWSDMDAFGHVNNAVFVRYLEEARIDFMRRLAPGDGSPSFTGGSVVARHEIDYVRPLVHRPEPVTVELWVTKISAASMTVGYEVKDEDTLYLRASTVVVPFNFAEERPRRITAEEKAILKEYLDDASHQEGAVAV